Proteins from a genomic interval of Diaphorobacter sp. HDW4A:
- the nadB gene encoding L-aspartate oxidase: protein MNDTRSTDVLIIGAGLAAMATALSLPEHLQIDMLCKGNVHECASAWAQGGIAAVLDPADSIEVHVNDTLIAGAHINNKDAVRDILAQAPAAIAWLIEQGVAFDLQDDGSTLHLTREGGHSQRRIAHVKDRTGLAVHEALLRACRARTHIRIHESHAAIQLLHSQTDSASTCFGAWVRLPDGRVTTWLAGHTVLATGGLGQLFSRSTNPWPATGDGVAMAARAGCSVQDMEFVQFHPTALQIDGCAAGLITEALRGEGALLRLPNGERFMLRHDARAELAPRDIVSRAIHAEMQQSGLAHVLLDITHQPREWLTAHFPGVTQLCADHGIDIATQPIPVAPCAHYACGGVRATINGCTDLHNLYAVGEVACTGLHGANRLASNSLLECVVMGRGAAQVITTSAPVNDTAQSKLLMRSMQSPLLDLAQHSPIAQVLAQLMEECAGIHRNQQGLSQTARQINAWQKMLGTSDPALSNRLEACSLIVNAALLRTRSCGAHTRTDENSEESMQHEPEMT, encoded by the coding sequence ATGAACGACACGCGCTCCACCGACGTGCTGATCATTGGCGCAGGTCTCGCCGCCATGGCGACCGCGCTTTCGTTGCCAGAGCATCTGCAGATCGACATGCTCTGCAAAGGCAATGTCCACGAATGTGCCAGTGCCTGGGCCCAGGGCGGCATTGCAGCGGTGCTCGATCCAGCGGACAGCATCGAAGTGCATGTGAACGACACGCTGATTGCGGGCGCGCACATCAACAACAAGGATGCCGTGCGCGACATCCTCGCGCAGGCTCCCGCAGCCATCGCCTGGCTGATCGAGCAAGGCGTGGCATTCGATCTGCAGGACGACGGCAGCACCCTGCACCTCACGCGCGAAGGCGGACATAGCCAACGCCGCATCGCCCATGTGAAAGATCGCACCGGCCTCGCCGTTCACGAGGCGCTGCTGCGTGCCTGCCGTGCGCGCACCCACATTCGCATCCACGAGTCGCATGCGGCGATCCAACTGCTGCATTCGCAAACCGATTCGGCGAGCACCTGTTTTGGCGCATGGGTACGCCTCCCTGATGGACGGGTCACGACATGGCTTGCGGGCCACACCGTGCTGGCCACCGGCGGGCTCGGCCAGTTGTTCTCGCGCAGCACCAATCCGTGGCCTGCCACCGGCGACGGCGTCGCCATGGCCGCACGCGCAGGTTGCAGTGTGCAAGACATGGAGTTCGTGCAGTTTCACCCCACTGCCTTGCAAATCGACGGCTGCGCTGCCGGGCTCATCACCGAAGCGCTGCGTGGCGAAGGCGCGCTGCTGCGGCTGCCGAATGGCGAGCGCTTCATGCTGCGCCATGACGCACGCGCAGAGCTCGCGCCGCGCGACATCGTCTCGCGCGCCATCCATGCGGAGATGCAGCAAAGCGGTCTCGCTCATGTACTTCTGGACATCACACACCAGCCGCGCGAATGGCTGACGGCACACTTCCCCGGCGTGACACAGTTGTGCGCCGACCATGGAATCGACATCGCGACGCAGCCCATTCCCGTCGCACCCTGCGCGCACTACGCATGCGGTGGTGTGCGCGCCACCATCAATGGCTGCACAGATCTGCACAACTTGTATGCCGTGGGCGAAGTGGCCTGCACTGGACTGCATGGTGCCAACCGACTCGCGAGCAACTCTCTGCTGGAATGCGTGGTGATGGGGCGCGGCGCAGCGCAAGTGATCACCACGTCGGCTCCCGTCAACGACACAGCGCAATCCAAATTGCTGATGCGTAGCATGCAATCGCCACTGCTCGACCTTGCGCAGCACTCCCCCATTGCACAGGTGTTGGCCCAGCTGATGGAGGAATGCGCTGGCATTCACCGCAACCAGCAGGGCCTCAGCCAGACCGCACGACAGATCAATGCCTGGCAGAAGATGTTGGGGACCAGCGATCCCGCATTGAGCAACCGCCTCGAAGCCTGCAGCCTGATCGTGAATGCTGCACTGCTGCGCACGCGAAGCTGCGGTGCACATACTCGAACGGACGAAAACAGTGAGGAATCCATGCAGCATGAGCCTGAAATGACATGA
- a CDS encoding acyl-CoA dehydrogenase family protein — MNFDLTSEQVELRDQIRRFMQREVTPLIEKSEAERKFPFELFPKLAEFGYIGGVLPESEGGLGIDYVTWSMMFEQLGYHWLSLRTMMNCTNVPLLMLASRGTPEQKEKYLKPLIEGKRSIFTAITEPNVGSNPAAVQTRADLKGDHYVISGRKLWISNGLWGDIGIVVARTYSPDSDGKLSLFIVDAKESPFERRAVETMVLRCTGTAELGFYDVKVPRENLLGEEGEAMRVTLAGLDAGRLHIAHGAVGAAQAALDLATDYAKNRVQFGKPIGSFQLVQKHIVDMTMRVNAARALSYQASCAMQQGRATMECAIAKLYATEAAHEVANMALQVHGGQGYAVGYPIERIFRDTRGGTIPEGTTEIQTLIIGRSLLGMSAIA; from the coding sequence ATGAATTTTGATCTCACCTCCGAGCAGGTCGAACTGCGAGACCAGATACGCCGCTTCATGCAGCGCGAAGTCACGCCGCTCATCGAGAAAAGCGAAGCCGAACGCAAATTCCCGTTCGAGCTGTTTCCCAAACTCGCCGAGTTCGGCTACATCGGCGGCGTGCTGCCTGAGTCCGAGGGGGGCCTTGGCATCGACTATGTGACCTGGTCGATGATGTTCGAGCAGCTTGGCTACCATTGGTTGTCCTTGCGCACCATGATGAATTGCACCAACGTACCGCTGTTGATGCTGGCAAGCCGGGGAACGCCCGAGCAGAAGGAGAAGTACCTCAAGCCGCTCATCGAAGGCAAGCGCTCCATCTTCACCGCGATCACCGAACCGAACGTGGGATCCAATCCGGCCGCCGTTCAGACGCGCGCGGACCTCAAGGGCGATCACTACGTCATCAGCGGACGCAAGCTGTGGATCAGCAACGGTCTGTGGGGCGACATCGGCATCGTGGTTGCTCGCACCTACAGTCCGGACAGCGATGGCAAGCTCTCGCTTTTCATCGTGGATGCCAAGGAGTCGCCATTCGAGCGTCGCGCCGTCGAGACCATGGTGCTGCGCTGCACGGGTACGGCAGAACTGGGCTTTTACGACGTGAAGGTGCCGCGCGAGAATCTGCTGGGCGAAGAGGGCGAGGCCATGCGGGTCACGTTGGCGGGCCTGGATGCTGGGCGTCTGCACATTGCGCACGGTGCCGTGGGCGCGGCGCAGGCCGCGCTCGATCTGGCCACCGACTATGCGAAGAATCGCGTGCAGTTCGGCAAGCCCATCGGCAGCTTCCAGTTGGTGCAAAAGCACATTGTCGACATGACGATGCGGGTGAACGCGGCACGGGCCCTGTCCTATCAGGCCTCGTGCGCCATGCAGCAGGGCCGCGCGACGATGGAATGCGCCATCGCCAAGCTCTACGCGACCGAGGCCGCGCACGAGGTGGCCAACATGGCGCTGCAGGTGCATGGTGGCCAGGGTTATGCCGTGGGCTACCCCATCGAGCGCATCTTCCGTGACACCCGTGGCGGCACGATCCCCGAGGGCACGACGGAGATCCAGACGTTGATCATCGGACGCAGCCTGCTTGGCATGTCCGCTATCGCGTGA
- a CDS encoding iron ABC transporter permease, producing MFLLAFLIIPVCMVIYTAFVTETGSLTFGHFANFFGQTVFTESFINSVLVSLASAFFSSLIAVPLAYLTVRFEFRGALLIQTLGVLPLIMPPFVGAVALQLIFGRSGSVNLLLDEWFGFTVPIMDGLIGVIFVESIHYFPFILLNLVAAMRNIDGAMEESALNLGSRGFRLFRRIIFPLAMPGYLAGAALVFVKVFDDLGTPLVMGVTNMLAPQAYLRITSVGLDDPLGYVISVIMIVFSIAALWASARLMKGKDYATLQKGGSALQKRRLSVWEAVIAYGWIVLVLLVVLAPHFGILLMSFAKVWSFSVLPDSYTLEHYATVFNDSSNMIGNTLLYCLLSATIDVVIGTAIAYLILRTKLPARQWLDYMASVALAIPGLVLAIGYLRLFRDVNLPFTDTPVIASWVLIMLAYAVRRLPYALRSCMAALQQVHISLEEAAQSLGAGRMSVIRRVMVPLMAGGIMAGFVTSFITAAVELSATIMLVSRESQAPMSYGIYLYMQSVSGRGPGAALGVLAVIVVGLGTYFSHRFVERSRATVQSI from the coding sequence ATGTTCCTGCTGGCGTTTCTGATCATCCCGGTGTGCATGGTGATCTACACCGCCTTCGTCACCGAGACCGGCAGCCTCACCTTCGGGCATTTCGCCAACTTCTTCGGCCAGACGGTGTTCACCGAATCGTTCATCAACAGCGTTCTGGTGTCGCTTGCGAGCGCGTTTTTCTCGAGCCTGATCGCGGTGCCCCTCGCTTATCTGACGGTGCGCTTCGAGTTTCGCGGCGCGCTGCTGATCCAGACGCTGGGCGTGCTGCCGCTGATCATGCCGCCGTTCGTCGGTGCGGTGGCGCTGCAGCTGATCTTCGGGCGCAGCGGCTCGGTCAACCTGCTGCTCGACGAATGGTTCGGCTTCACCGTGCCCATCATGGACGGGCTCATCGGCGTGATCTTTGTGGAGAGCATCCACTATTTTCCATTCATCCTGCTGAACCTCGTTGCCGCCATGCGCAATATCGACGGTGCCATGGAAGAGTCTGCGCTCAACCTTGGCTCGCGCGGCTTCCGGCTGTTTCGCCGCATTATTTTTCCGCTGGCCATGCCGGGCTATCTGGCGGGGGCGGCGTTGGTGTTTGTGAAGGTGTTCGATGACCTTGGCACGCCGCTCGTCATGGGCGTGACCAACATGCTCGCGCCGCAGGCCTATCTGCGCATCACGTCCGTCGGCCTCGATGATCCCCTCGGCTATGTGATCAGCGTGATCATGATCGTGTTCTCCATTGCGGCGCTGTGGGCATCCGCGCGCCTCATGAAGGGCAAGGATTACGCCACGCTGCAAAAGGGCGGCAGCGCGCTGCAGAAACGCAGGCTCAGCGTCTGGGAGGCCGTCATCGCCTATGGCTGGATCGTGCTGGTGCTGTTGGTCGTGCTCGCGCCGCACTTCGGCATTCTGCTGATGTCCTTCGCCAAGGTCTGGAGCTTCTCGGTGCTGCCCGACAGCTACACGCTCGAGCACTACGCCACGGTCTTCAACGACTCGAGCAACATGATCGGCAACACGCTGCTGTATTGCCTGCTCTCGGCCACCATCGACGTGGTGATTGGCACGGCCATCGCCTACCTCATCCTGCGCACCAAACTGCCCGCGCGGCAGTGGCTAGACTACATGGCTTCCGTCGCGCTCGCGATTCCCGGGCTGGTGCTCGCCATCGGCTATCTGCGCCTGTTTCGTGACGTGAACCTGCCGTTCACCGACACGCCAGTGATCGCGTCGTGGGTCCTTATCATGCTGGCCTACGCCGTGCGGCGTCTGCCATACGCGCTGCGCTCGTGCATGGCGGCGCTGCAGCAGGTGCACATCTCGCTTGAAGAGGCTGCACAGAGTCTCGGTGCAGGGCGCATGAGCGTGATCCGCCGCGTGATGGTTCCGCTGATGGCGGGCGGCATCATGGCCGGTTTCGTCACCAGCTTCATCACGGCGGCGGTGGAGCTGTCCGCCACCATCATGCTGGTTTCGCGCGAAAGCCAGGCGCCGATGAGTTACGGCATCTACCTCTACATGCAGAGTGTCTCCGGCCGTGGTCCGGGCGCGGCGCTCGGCGTGCTGGCGGTGATCGTCGTCGGTCTAGGCACCTATTTCTCGCACCGTTTCGTGGAGCGTTCGCGCGCCACGGTGCAGTCGATTTGA
- a CDS encoding ABC transporter substrate-binding protein, which translates to MCSVGIAQAGTVTVLTSFPKELTSAYQKVFEASNPGIKVEILNKNTTASVAYVRELPEGQRPDVMWASAPDAFEVLARAKLLTPAPETVNKSAPAKIGNFPLNDPEGMYYGQALAGYGIMWNTRYLKAHKLEAPKEWSDLTRPEYFGHVAISSPSRSGTTQLTVETILQGEGWEKGWGQLLEMMGNAAAVTDRSFAVPDGVNNGQFGLGIVIDFFGLAGKYSGFPVDFVYPSMTAVVPANIALIAGAKNADEAKKFMTFTMSTAGQQLLFDPKISRLPILPYSTLKAPAGYPVPQEVAKRAKVHFDTNLAESRYQVVINLFDQMVTFRLKELQAATKAIHEADKALKAKPNAQGKDLLSQARSLAFSPLVGASNADDPQFLELFKKSRRDVAVAKELTGLEQMWADKAKSNYAKALQLAQQAKGMAK; encoded by the coding sequence ATGTGCAGCGTCGGCATCGCGCAGGCCGGAACGGTGACTGTGCTCACCTCCTTCCCCAAGGAACTGACGAGCGCCTACCAGAAGGTGTTCGAGGCATCCAATCCCGGCATCAAGGTCGAAATCCTGAACAAGAACACAACGGCCTCCGTGGCCTATGTGCGCGAGCTGCCCGAGGGCCAGCGCCCCGATGTGATGTGGGCGAGCGCACCCGATGCGTTCGAAGTGTTGGCGCGCGCCAAGCTGCTCACGCCCGCGCCCGAGACGGTGAACAAGAGCGCTCCTGCCAAGATTGGCAACTTCCCGCTCAATGACCCAGAGGGCATGTACTACGGCCAAGCGCTCGCGGGCTACGGCATCATGTGGAACACCCGCTACCTCAAGGCGCACAAGCTCGAGGCACCCAAGGAGTGGAGCGATCTGACCCGGCCCGAATACTTCGGCCATGTGGCGATCTCGTCGCCCTCGCGCTCGGGCACCACGCAACTCACGGTCGAGACGATTCTGCAGGGCGAGGGCTGGGAGAAGGGCTGGGGCCAGTTGCTTGAGATGATGGGCAACGCCGCAGCGGTGACCGACCGCAGCTTCGCGGTGCCGGACGGTGTGAATAACGGCCAGTTCGGCCTCGGTATCGTCATCGATTTCTTCGGGCTCGCGGGCAAGTATTCGGGCTTTCCGGTGGACTTCGTCTATCCGTCAATGACCGCCGTCGTGCCCGCTAACATCGCGCTGATCGCCGGCGCCAAGAATGCGGACGAGGCCAAGAAATTCATGACCTTCACCATGTCCACTGCGGGCCAGCAATTGCTGTTCGACCCCAAGATCAGTCGCCTGCCGATCCTGCCCTACAGCACGCTCAAGGCCCCTGCAGGCTATCCCGTTCCGCAGGAAGTGGCCAAGCGTGCCAAGGTGCATTTCGACACCAACCTTGCCGAGTCGCGCTATCAGGTGGTGATCAACCTCTTCGACCAGATGGTGACCTTCCGCCTGAAGGAGTTGCAGGCCGCGACCAAGGCGATTCACGAGGCCGACAAGGCGCTCAAGGCCAAGCCGAATGCACAGGGCAAGGACTTGTTGTCGCAGGCGCGCTCGCTCGCGTTCTCGCCGCTGGTGGGCGCGTCGAATGCCGACGATCCGCAGTTTCTCGAACTCTTCAAGAAGAGCCGCCGCGACGTAGCGGTGGCCAAGGAGCTGACCGGTCTGGAGCAGATGTGGGCCGACAAGGCCAAGTCCAACTACGCTAAGGCGCTGCAGTTGGCTCAGCAGGCCAAGGGCATGGCCAAGTGA
- a CDS encoding SDR family NAD(P)-dependent oxidoreductase — MELNLKGRVALVTGSGSGIGRDTVFKLAEEGCRIVVSDINVGSANETAEALREAGHEAIAVACDVTREDEVEHLVAQARSLGGVDILVNNAGIVKDGYLTKMTEQAWDSVVDIILKGAFLCSRAVLPEMMEKKWGRVINISSRSLFGNPGQTNYSAGKAGLVGFTRALAQEQGRFGVTVNAVAPGFIMTPGMRNLPHFPKLQEAATAKVPVGFLGEPRDISNAVAFLASDVARYISGTTLFVTGGRYSG, encoded by the coding sequence ATGGAACTCAACCTCAAAGGGCGCGTGGCGCTGGTGACCGGATCTGGCAGCGGCATCGGCCGGGATACGGTGTTCAAACTGGCGGAAGAAGGGTGCAGGATCGTCGTCTCGGACATCAATGTCGGCAGTGCGAATGAGACGGCCGAAGCACTGCGCGAGGCGGGGCACGAGGCGATTGCCGTGGCTTGCGATGTGACGCGTGAGGACGAGGTCGAACACCTCGTGGCGCAGGCGCGTTCCTTGGGCGGCGTGGACATCCTCGTGAACAACGCGGGCATCGTGAAGGACGGCTACCTCACGAAGATGACCGAGCAGGCATGGGACAGTGTGGTGGACATCATCCTCAAGGGCGCATTTCTCTGCTCGCGTGCCGTGCTGCCGGAGATGATGGAGAAGAAGTGGGGCCGGGTGATCAACATCTCGTCGCGCTCCCTCTTTGGCAACCCCGGGCAGACCAACTACTCCGCAGGCAAGGCGGGGCTGGTGGGCTTTACCCGCGCGCTGGCTCAGGAGCAAGGCCGGTTCGGCGTGACGGTGAATGCTGTGGCACCGGGTTTCATCATGACCCCCGGCATGCGCAATCTGCCGCACTTTCCCAAGCTGCAGGAAGCGGCCACCGCCAAGGTGCCAGTGGGCTTTCTGGGCGAACCGCGCGACATCTCCAATGCAGTCGCGTTTCTGGCTTCGGACGTGGCCCGCTACATCAGCGGCACCACGCTGTTCGTCACCGGTGGCCGCTATTCGGGCTGA
- the nadA gene encoding quinolinate synthase NadA yields MQTITVQYDHPDSGATCGLKDAWARVPADPGPAERARSEQRVRELLKQRDAVIVAHYYVDGALQELARETGGCVGDSLEMARFGAEHPASTLVVAGVRFMGETAKILSPEKTVLMPDDDATCSLDLGCPADEFSRFCDQHPDRTVVVYANTSAAVKARADWVVTSSVGKEIVAHLHARGEKILWAPDRHLGAYIQQQTGADMLLWQGSCVVHDEFKADELALLSKEYPEAAILVHPESPASVTALAHVVGSTTQLITAAGRLDTDRFIVATDQGILHDMQKRYPHKHFMPAPTAGQGASCKSCAMCPWMAMNSLGGIEQALTSEVGSIELDPTLAQAARLPIERMLKFAADAKQRVRASGEFASDGALFKHYGPA; encoded by the coding sequence ATGCAGACCATCACCGTGCAATATGACCACCCGGATTCCGGCGCGACCTGCGGCCTGAAGGACGCTTGGGCGCGCGTTCCGGCAGACCCCGGCCCCGCAGAGCGTGCGCGCAGCGAGCAGCGCGTGCGCGAGCTGCTCAAGCAACGCGATGCGGTGATCGTCGCGCATTACTACGTAGACGGTGCGCTGCAGGAGCTAGCACGCGAGACCGGCGGCTGTGTCGGCGATTCGCTGGAGATGGCGCGCTTCGGCGCCGAGCATCCGGCCTCGACGCTGGTCGTCGCGGGCGTGCGCTTCATGGGCGAGACGGCCAAGATCCTGAGCCCCGAAAAGACCGTGCTCATGCCCGATGACGACGCCACCTGCTCGCTCGATCTGGGCTGCCCGGCCGACGAATTCAGCCGCTTCTGCGACCAGCATCCCGACCGCACCGTGGTGGTCTACGCCAACACCAGCGCGGCGGTGAAGGCACGCGCGGACTGGGTCGTCACCTCATCCGTCGGCAAGGAGATCGTTGCACACCTGCATGCGCGCGGCGAAAAAATCCTCTGGGCACCCGACCGCCATCTGGGCGCCTACATCCAGCAGCAGACCGGCGCGGACATGCTGCTCTGGCAAGGCTCGTGCGTGGTACACGACGAGTTCAAGGCCGACGAGTTGGCCCTGCTCTCCAAGGAGTACCCCGAGGCCGCAATCCTCGTGCACCCCGAATCCCCCGCGTCGGTCACGGCGCTTGCGCATGTCGTGGGATCGACCACCCAGCTCATCACCGCCGCCGGTCGTCTCGACACCGACCGCTTCATCGTTGCGACCGATCAGGGCATCCTGCACGACATGCAAAAGCGCTACCCGCACAAGCACTTCATGCCTGCCCCCACCGCCGGACAAGGCGCAAGCTGCAAGAGCTGCGCAATGTGTCCGTGGATGGCGATGAACAGCCTTGGGGGCATCGAACAGGCGCTCACATCGGAGGTCGGCTCCATTGAACTCGACCCCACATTGGCACAAGCCGCACGCCTGCCCATCGAACGCATGCTGAAGTTCGCCGCCGACGCCAAACAGCGCGTGCGCGCAAGCGGCGAATTCGCCAGCGACGGCGCATTGTTCAAGCACTACGGCCCGGCCTGA
- a CDS encoding MaoC/PaaZ C-terminal domain-containing protein produces MSQSTLIEMPVADLNTLTPGGYFWEDLPVGFKYQTASRTITETDVVAFATLTGDLNRAHVDEEAARNGPFGRRIAHGQLVVSYMAGLNTRTVVNQLLEPSMLALLGTECRFLRPTFIGDTITVNIEVVEARPSSKPDRGIVKFRRNAVSQRGEVLVECMVSMMFKRKEVK; encoded by the coding sequence ATGTCGCAATCGACCTTGATCGAAATGCCGGTAGCCGATCTGAATACGTTGACTCCAGGCGGCTACTTCTGGGAAGACCTTCCAGTCGGGTTCAAGTACCAGACCGCTTCGCGAACCATCACCGAGACCGACGTGGTCGCCTTTGCCACGTTGACTGGCGATCTGAATCGTGCCCATGTGGATGAGGAAGCCGCACGCAACGGCCCATTCGGACGACGCATCGCACACGGGCAACTGGTGGTGTCGTACATGGCGGGGCTCAATACGCGAACCGTCGTCAATCAGCTTCTCGAGCCCTCCATGCTCGCGCTGCTGGGCACAGAGTGCCGCTTTCTCAGGCCGACCTTCATCGGCGACACCATCACGGTGAATATCGAAGTTGTCGAGGCTCGTCCCTCGTCCAAGCCTGATCGAGGGATCGTCAAGTTCCGGCGCAATGCGGTGTCGCAACGTGGCGAGGTGCTCGTCGAATGCATGGTGAGCATGATGTTCAAGCGCAAGGAGGTGAAATGA
- a CDS encoding LysR family transcriptional regulator: MEMYQLRAYVTAATLGSVTRTAETLHVTQPAVTAQIKALEEELGVALFDRRPGRISLTRAGESLLADAQKVLDAAGHLQGRAKELQGEITGQLMIGTSTDPDSLRLGSLLRALVTALPLLEIKTRYGLAQELCEQVMSGGMQGAFYIAANMPRELEALVLQTRHYRIVAPAALRAEVLGAGWRDIAQLPWIATPVQHHTQQLLLSLFARQGLAPHQILEADTMAAGESLVRAGLGLTLLREDKAIDLAEKNELVIWPHARVPAQLGFIYARSAEHDPALVATLSQLRRVWGLMDN; the protein is encoded by the coding sequence ATGGAGATGTACCAGCTGCGCGCCTACGTGACCGCCGCCACGCTCGGCAGCGTGACGCGCACGGCCGAGACGCTGCATGTGACGCAGCCAGCCGTCACCGCGCAGATCAAGGCGCTTGAAGAGGAGTTGGGTGTCGCCTTGTTCGACCGCAGGCCGGGCCGCATCAGCCTCACGCGCGCGGGCGAATCGCTGCTCGCCGATGCGCAGAAAGTGCTCGACGCCGCAGGCCATCTGCAGGGTCGCGCCAAGGAACTGCAGGGCGAGATCACCGGTCAGCTGATGATAGGTACCAGCACAGACCCCGATTCGCTGCGTCTCGGATCGCTGCTACGCGCGCTGGTCACCGCCTTGCCGCTTCTCGAAATCAAGACCCGCTATGGCCTCGCGCAGGAACTCTGCGAACAGGTGATGTCGGGCGGCATGCAGGGCGCCTTCTACATCGCCGCCAACATGCCGCGCGAACTCGAGGCGCTGGTCCTGCAGACACGCCACTACCGCATCGTCGCCCCTGCAGCCCTGCGCGCCGAAGTGCTCGGGGCGGGCTGGCGCGACATTGCCCAGCTTCCGTGGATCGCCACCCCGGTGCAGCACCATACCCAACAACTCCTGCTGTCCCTGTTTGCACGGCAGGGCTTGGCCCCGCACCAGATTCTCGAGGCCGACACCATGGCTGCTGGCGAAAGCCTCGTTCGTGCAGGTCTCGGGCTGACTTTGCTAAGAGAAGACAAGGCCATCGACCTGGCCGAGAAGAACGAACTCGTCATCTGGCCCCACGCACGCGTGCCCGCGCAACTGGGGTTCATTTATGCCCGGTCTGCGGAACATGACCCCGCATTGGTGGCGACGCTGTCACAGCTTCGACGGGTGTGGGGACTGATGGACAACTGA
- a CDS encoding IclR family transcriptional regulator, with protein MPADVPACARTLAVLEVFAREKRELSVSDVARFLDLADSSCSDLLHTMLKAGYVMRTAKTRRFYPTSKLYSIALDISRNDPLYMATLEMVELLSDKTGESAFCAMLEDGAAKVLATAEGRHHLRYVLRPGERIALHASALGKAVLGSLDDEEMRRQLRLKPMRKVTSETIVDPMELEDNVKGQRERGWYSVQEEGNEGVLAFGIPLQIGNVTVALSIAGPLERMRKNQEAYLAEMRLAAGASLNDKPA; from the coding sequence GTGCCCGCAGACGTACCCGCATGTGCCCGGACCTTGGCCGTTCTTGAAGTCTTCGCTCGTGAAAAGCGCGAGTTGTCCGTATCCGACGTGGCCCGATTCCTGGACCTGGCGGACAGCAGTTGTTCAGACCTGCTGCACACCATGCTGAAGGCCGGCTACGTGATGCGAACCGCCAAGACGCGGCGCTTTTATCCGACCAGCAAGCTCTACTCCATTGCGCTGGACATCTCGCGCAACGACCCGCTGTACATGGCCACTCTCGAGATGGTGGAACTGCTCAGCGACAAGACCGGCGAGTCCGCCTTCTGCGCCATGCTGGAAGATGGCGCAGCCAAGGTGCTGGCAACGGCAGAAGGTCGACACCATCTGCGCTACGTGCTGCGCCCCGGAGAGCGCATCGCCTTGCATGCATCGGCATTGGGCAAGGCCGTGCTCGGCAGTCTCGATGACGAAGAAATGCGCCGACAGTTGCGCCTCAAACCGATGCGCAAGGTGACCAGCGAAACCATCGTGGATCCCATGGAGCTGGAAGACAACGTCAAGGGACAGCGCGAGCGCGGTTGGTACAGCGTTCAGGAAGAAGGCAATGAAGGCGTGCTCGCCTTTGGCATTCCGCTGCAGATCGGCAATGTGACCGTTGCGCTGTCGATTGCCGGCCCACTGGAGCGGATGCGCAAAAACCAGGAAGCGTATCTGGCAGAAATGCGGCTTGCTGCTGGCGCCTCGCTGAACGACAAGCCTGCTTGA
- a CDS encoding ABC transporter ATP-binding protein, with the protein MQLHPVSLECRHISLSYGNNEVLRDVNLKIEPGEFFALLGPSGSGKSTLLRLIAGFNRHQRGELLVGGQDITSVPPHARNIGMVFQNYALWPHMSVFDNVAFGLVERRESRDAIKRKVGEVLDLVGLSQFAQRRPGQLSGGQQQRVALARTVVIEPKLLLLDEPLSNLDKNLRVQMREELKNLQHKLGLTTIFVTHDQEEAMTTADRMAVLDKGVLQQVGSATGLYDYPVNRFVAGFVGTANVLEGEVMQVSGESLSFHVPGIGNLRLPRPTEPPTVGPAAVSFRPHQVQIAVRDDAGDASRIWMDGRVESAEFLGEFSRYRVRVGEVAVVADQPHYSGIGMLPTGTVVRLGIEPSQMRYLDA; encoded by the coding sequence ATGCAACTCCATCCCGTGTCGCTCGAATGCCGCCACATCAGCCTCTCGTATGGCAACAACGAGGTGCTGCGCGACGTGAATCTCAAGATCGAACCCGGCGAATTCTTCGCGCTGCTCGGGCCCTCGGGTTCGGGCAAGTCCACGCTGCTGCGGCTCATCGCGGGGTTCAACCGCCATCAGCGCGGCGAGTTGTTGGTCGGCGGCCAAGACATCACGTCCGTGCCGCCGCATGCGCGCAACATCGGCATGGTCTTTCAGAACTACGCGCTGTGGCCGCATATGTCGGTGTTCGACAACGTCGCGTTCGGCCTTGTCGAGCGCCGCGAATCGCGCGATGCGATCAAGCGCAAGGTGGGCGAGGTGCTCGACCTCGTCGGCCTCTCGCAGTTCGCCCAGCGCAGGCCCGGCCAGCTCTCGGGCGGCCAGCAGCAGCGCGTGGCGCTCGCGCGCACCGTCGTGATCGAGCCCAAGCTGCTGCTGCTCGACGAGCCGCTCTCCAACCTCGACAAGAATCTGCGCGTGCAGATGCGCGAGGAACTCAAGAACCTGCAGCACAAGCTCGGCCTCACCACCATTTTCGTCACCCACGATCAGGAAGAAGCGATGACCACGGCAGACCGCATGGCCGTGCTCGACAAGGGCGTGCTGCAGCAGGTCGGCTCGGCGACCGGACTCTACGACTACCCGGTCAACCGTTTCGTAGCGGGCTTTGTCGGCACGGCCAATGTGCTCGAGGGTGAGGTCATGCAGGTGAGCGGCGAGTCGCTGTCGTTTCACGTGCCCGGCATCGGCAATCTGCGCCTTCCACGTCCGACCGAGCCGCCCACGGTGGGGCCTGCCGCCGTGTCCTTCCGTCCCCACCAGGTGCAGATCGCCGTGCGCGACGACGCGGGTGACGCGTCGCGCATCTGGATGGACGGGCGCGTGGAGAGCGCCGAATTCCTCGGTGAATTCTCGCGCTATCGCGTGCGCGTGGGCGAGGTTGCCGTGGTGGCCGATCAGCCGCATTACTCGGGCATCGGCATGCTGCCCACCGGAACGGTGGTGCGCCTTGGCATCGAGCCCAGCCAGATGCGCTATCTGGATGCCTGA